Below is a genomic region from Rouxiella chamberiensis.
TTGTCGATATTACGGCTGCGCTTTTGGCATTCAGCGCGGCGTTGATGCAGATAAACAGCACCATCAGCACGGTCAACGCGGCATTATTCAGCTCGAAAATGTATTTCAGCACATAACCGACCACAATCAACTGCACGACGGCGCGCGCCACGCTCCAGATCATGTCCTTTTCCAGCCCGAGCTTCTCTTTCCTGCTGATAATCAGCGCCACTACCAAAAGAACCAGCGCAAGCCCCAGTGACTGATTGGTAATATTATGCTGATTCATCAGGACGTTCTCCGGTATCATTGCGGGTCAGGGTTATCACGCGCTGGGCATGGCGAATTTCGTTGCTGTCGTGGGTCACCCAGATAACCGCCAGACCTTCCTGTTTAACCCATTCGGCGACAAGCGCATTGACGGTCTGACGATTTTCCTCGTCAAGCGCGCTGGTCACCTCGTCGAGCAGCAAGACTTTGGGCAGAAATTGCAGGTTACGCAGCAGGGCGACCCGCTGTTTTTCGCCGCCGGAAAGGGAGTTCACCTCTTTGTCGAGCATATCGGCAGAAAGATTGACGCGCGTCAGCCATTCGGCCAGACGTTTACGGTCGGGGCGTTTACCGCGTATTTGATAGGGCAACGCAAGATTATCTTCGACCGTTTGCCCAAACAGCACGGGGGTCTGAAAACAGTAGGAAACCTGCTGACGATACAATTCGGGTTTAATATCGCGAATGTTTTTGTCTTCGAGGAAAATCTGCCCGTTGGTCGGGTCTTGCAGGGAAGAGAGAATTTTTAGCAGCGTGCTTTTGCCGCAGCCCGACGGACCGGTCAGGAGCAAAAATTCTCCGCGCGCAAGGTCGAAGGAGGTGGGCTGCAACAAGAGGTTTCCATCAAGACTGAAACTGACATCCTGCACGCGCAGCAAGGCTGAAGAGAGTGACATATCGGGCTCATTATCAATAATTTGCGCCCGATTTTACCAGCCGAAGCTTAAGTTTACCTTTTATAATTCTCTTTAAAGAAGCCGATGCCGATCAAACGCCCAAACAGGAAAGGAATAAACGCCCGCTGGCGCATCCACAGTTCCATGCCGGAAGGCGGTTTGGTGCGCTTTTTCTGACTCGCCTTGCTGATCATCACCTGTAACGATTGCGTCGCCCACGTCGGGAACGTTCTGCGGCGCTGAACGCGCTGTAAATGACGCAGCGTTAAATTACCTTTAATCAGCGCGGGGGCAACCAGGTTGGCGGTTGCGACGGCGTCCTGTATTGCCAGATTAACGCCCACGCCGCCGATGGGCGACATGGCATGCGCCGCATCGCCGATGCACAACAGCCCCGGCAAGGACCACGATTTAAGGCGATCGATACGGATTTGCAGTAACTTCACGGCTTCCCAATCGGTGATATCGTTGCGCAACCTTGCAGCGTCAAAGGGGAAATCTCGGCAACGTCGGCTATAAAGGCCTCCAGTCCGCGCTGCTTCAGCGCGTCGAGCGAACCTTTGTCAATCGAGTAACCGCATTGCCAGTAGTCGCCGCGATCGATCATGATAAAGCCTTTTTCGGGCCGCGATGCCCGGTCGACCATTCGGGGTCATCAGGCGATTTGGTTATCTTTAGCCATAACACATCGCGCGGCGCGCCGAAATTCATCACTTCAAGACCTGCTTTTTCTCGCACTACGGAATGTCTGCCGTCACACCCCACCACCAGATCGGCGCGTATTTCCTGCACGGCATCGGCTTGTTTCACGCGAACGCCGGTCACCTGGTCGTCCTGTTTGAGTAAATCGGTCACCATAACCTGCTGATGCAAAGAGAAATTCGGTAACTGGCGAGCCTTGGCGACGATAAAGTTCAGAAAGTCCCACTGCGGCATAAAGGCAATGAATTTGCACTGCGTCGGCAAACGCGAGAAGTCGGCAAGGGTGGCTTCCTTACCCGCGATTTCGCCATACAGCTTTTCGGCACGCTGATGCGGAAGCGCCAGAAATTCCTCGAGGAAGCCGAGCTGCCAGATGATTTCAAGCGTGGAGGGGTGAATGGTGTCGCCGCGAAAATCGCGCAGGAAGTCGGCGTGTTTTTCCAGCACCACCACGTTAATCCCTTTCAAGGCCAGAAGATAGCCGAGCATCATGCCAGCGGGGCCGCCGCCCACGATGCAACAGGTTGTGGAGGCAGGAAGGGGGGTTGCAGCTGGGGTAGTCATAATCGCCGGGATTCCTCAATGCTCTGTCGAGCTAAATGCCACAGAGAGTGTGTTGATAATGATAATTATTTATCTCATTCGCTGGCGTCCACTTTACTCCTGTGCGGAGTAGCTTGCCAGCCGCAGCGCATCATGAGCTTAGTCGCAACACGATTTTAGGCAAAAAAACCTGCTGGCAGCACCAGCAGGTTTGCATGTCGCACCAACGCGGATTAGGCGGCAGGCTTGGCGATGACGTTGCGGTTTTCCATGCGGACTTCGGCAATGTTGACGTCGATAATGTCGCTCTGACGGTAGGCGACTTCACCTTTAATCAAAACGGTACCGGTGTCAACGCTGCATACCAGTTCGTCGCGAACGGCGTGCAGGAAAGGTGCCGGGATAAAGGCAACGGCGCCGATGTCCTGCAGGCGAACGCGTAGACCACCGCGCGTCACGTCGATGATTTCGGCGCTGAACTTGACGTCAGTCCCGACTTTATCTTCGAGGTAACGGGCATACAGCCAGTCACCGACATCGCGCTCGGCCATACGGCCCAGACGGCGACGTTCCGCCAGCTGAACGGTCATTTCGTCCTGCGGCTTCTCGGCGCTCTGCTGGGTAATCATCGCTTTCAGCAGACGGTGGTTGACCATATCGCCGTATTTACGGATTGGCGAGGTCCAGGTCGCGTAAGCTTCGAGACCCAGCCCAAAGTGCGGACCCGGCACGGTATTGATTTCGGCAAAGGTCTGGAAACGACGAATGCGGCTGTCCAGGAACTGGGTCGGCATCGCGTCAAGTTTACGGCGCAGCGCGCAGAAGCCAGGCAAAGTGAGAAGCGTCGGGCCGTCGGCTTCGACCTCGTTGGCTTCCAGCACGGCAACGGCCTGATCCACCAGCAGCGGGTCGAAACCGGTATGCACGTTGTAAACGCCGAACCCGAGGTTATCGCGCAGGGCGATGGCGGCACAGACGTTGGCGGCAATCATGCACTCTTCGACGATGCGGTTGGCAATACGGCGGTGCTCGGCAATGATTTCCAGCACGTTGCCTTTCTCGCCCAGCACGAAGCGGAAGTCAGGACGGTCTTTAAAGACCAGCGCATTCGCGGAACGCCAGGCGCTGCGAACATCACACACGCGTTTCAGCAAACGAATCTGATCGGCGATGGTGTCGTTCTGTGGCTGCCATTCGCCTTTGTCTTCCAGCCAGTCGGAGACTTCTTCATAAACCAGCTTGGCGTTTGACTCGATCCATGCCGCAAAGAAGCGAATATCGTCGCCCAGCGCGCCATCGGCGGCCAGCGTTACCGAGCAGGCCAGCACAGGGCGGCGCTCGTTGGGCAGTAGAGAACAGATGTTGTCTGACAGTTCGCGCGGCAACATTGGAATGTTGAAGCCCGGCAGATAGTTGGTGAAGGCACGTTCACGCGCGATGTTGTCGGCGTCGCTGCCTTCGGTCACGTAGGCCGTTGGATCGGCAATCGCGATGGTCAGGTTCAGGGTGCCGTCGCCGTTGTCTTTAACGAACAGGGCGTCATCCATATCCTGCGTGCTGGCGCTGTCGATAGTAACGAACGGCAGAGCGGTCAGGTCTTCGCGGGTCAGACCCTGTTCCAGCAATTCAGTCACGTTGAACTCAGGCGCGTTGCGCTCGAGGTTGTGACGCGCCAGTGTAACCCACCAAGGGGCAAGATCGTCGCTGCCGGTGGTTATCCACTCGGTCAGTTCGGCCTGGAATCCACGATCGCCTTCCTTCAGCGGATGGCGGCGCATTTCGGCCACACACCAGTCGCCTTCGTTAACTTCATGATTGAAGTTACGGCCGGTGCGGCACTGAATGGCGTCACGCAGCAGCGGGTGGTCCGGCATGATGGAAAGACGATCGTCTTTTTTAATCACGCGACCGACGAAACGGCTCAGGAACGGCTCGACCAGCGTTTCGGGCTGCACGATTTCGCGTTCTTTTTCTGTTTGCACAGAAGCAATAACCCGGTCGCCGTGCATGACTTTTTTCATGTGCGGAGGCGGGATGAAATAGCTCTTTTGACCGTCTACTTCAAGAAAGCCAAAGCCTTTCTCAGTACCTTTAACAATGCCTTCGACACGCGGAGTCTGAGAGTGAAGTTGCTGTTTTAGCTGTGCGAGCAGCGGGTTATCTTGAAACATAGCGTCCAGAGAGTGAGGTTAGAGTGGTTCGATTAGCGGCAGACAGTTTTACGCGAATCGGCCACCGTGGGCAAGCGCCATCTGCCTATTTTGGCGCGAATAATCCCGTTGGATAGCGCATAACGTGGCTTTCTTCCCCGAGCGATTACACCTTGAGCGCTACGTGATTGCGCGCAGGTTGCCCAGACGATAAAACAGCAGTCACTTTTTGGCTCCTTACCAAGGTCCATGTCGGGATGATGACCCTGCCTCAAGGCGAGCGGACTGACGAGGCCGTAGCCGTAAACCGTGCTTTCAGTCTCGCGACGGCGCTGTCGCATTATAATCGAATTGTTCGTTTTATCGTCACGCTCGGTAATGTGCCGTTGACGCTGTTATCGCAAGCCTGCCAGCGCCTTGTGCCGCTCCACGCCATCAACGCCGCGTGTAACGCCGTGGACAACAGGCTCGCGGCCAATACGGTGAGTTCTCCCGAGCGTATTCCCTCCTTTGAGTATGCCAAAATCACGGCGCTGCTGAAGCGGCCAAGAAATCGAGCCTTGCTTGCTGCGCTTTACCGGCCGTCGCCAGACCATCCGTCAACGCGGCTGGCCTGCGAGTTTGCCGCGTTTTTATCGTTGTCGGGGCTCAGTGCAGCGGGAATACCGGCACCGCTTAATGTCCCGATATTCCAGCAACTTATCAGCCTAATGCTTAGAGAGGGGCGAATGGAGGGCGTCCATGCGTTCAGTGACGCGCAATGGCTGGCATGCTTTCGCGCGCATTTTCCTGCGACCTGGGTCAGCGGACCGATGATAGGCCGCGCACTTTTGCCTTTAATCACTCACCTCGACTACGCTTTTCCTTTGCTGGGCACTGCGCTGTACAATCTGGCAAGTTGCAATCCGTTGTTGATTGCCTTCCCGTATACCTCACCCGCGCGAGATGTCATTAACGCCCCTGTGCAGCACGATGCGGTTTTGCTCAGGGCGTTCGCTCCGTGCTTCGGGCCGCGCACCGCTGACGCTCGCTATCGACTGGCCGCTTTCACTACCACGCCTTTTCACGGCCATTTTCATCCCTGCTGTGCTGCAACCCCCAAGGCCTATGCGGAGACAGGTTATTGCGAGGCGGGCATTTCGTGCTTTGGCGCAACGATATTTGCTCAGACACATCTGCCGACCCATCAGGTTGTCTATGCGGTGGTGAATAATGATTCGGCGCTGTGGCTGAGCCTGTCACACCAACCTATTCTGCTGCCGACAATGGAGAAACCGTTGGCCGCGCTCGAGGCGTTTCCTCTCTCAACTCGCCTGTTCGACCCCCTTGGCGATGCCGCCGCTACGGTTTTGCGAGGCCCACCCCTTGCTCACGCCTCCCTTGCGTTGTCCGTTCCGCGCGCCGCGCCGCCTGCAAAGGGCTGGTTTTCTCTTGAAGCGTTAACTCGCACATTAACGCTGCTGCCGGAGGTGGAGGCCAGGACCCAAGGTTATGCGTATTTTCACAGCCCACACTTTTCATGGAATCTGCCGTTGTTTTCTCCCGCCGGAGTTCGGCGCACACCGCGTAAAACCGATGAGCAACCGCTCGGCGCGCTGGCGCAATTTTTCCCGGATGAATACGGCTATCTGGCGGTGACTGCACGTTTTAAGCCGTTGATGGAAAAGGGCGGCCCTGCACGCACTGTGCTTCAGTGGGTGGAAAACATGCTCGATGACAGCACCCAGCGATTCCTGCTCGGCGACACACCGCAGGCTATTCCCTCTGGCGTGAAGCTTTTTTATCAATGCGCGGGTATAGACACCGCTGTGCCGCAATCCTGGCTTATCAGCGGATTTCTTAAATATATTCTGCATCTATTGCATATCGACAAGATGCTGCATCAGGATGACGCCGGTGAAATCTATCGTCTCCTCGGCACGTTTTCTCCGCTGGATAGCTCACTTTCGGCGGCATTAAGTCGCTTTATCAAACCCGAGAGTGGCAGCGACAGGGTTAATGACGCACTGCGTAGAATCATCGTGCGGCTGGCTTTGCCTTTTTCATCCGCGCAGGGCGGGCAGTTTACCAGCCATGAAATGCGTGGCTGGAAAGTCATGCTGGGTCTGGGCATCGCGCACTTTCTTCCTTCAACGACGCCTCGTCAAGCGATGGAAACGGCCGATGAGTTTATCCATCTTCTCGAAAGTAATGAGCAAAGTCAGGCAACCCGGCAACGGATACTCAATCTGCTGGAACAGCCGCCGCTGTCGTTCATTATCGAGTTGATGACACTGGATGTGCTGCACGAACATCTGATAGTCGATAACCGACAAAAGGTCATTGGCCTGCTGTCGACCTTTCGCCACGAAGAGCGATTTCGCTATGGTATTTTGGCTATCGTCAGTAAAGCCGTGGTGGAACGGCTTTATGCGCTGGAGCAAATCCCGACACAGAGCGAACAGGAAGAAAGCATCAATATTATTCGCAGTTCACTCATCACCGCCACGGCCGCCACGTTGAAATTTATTGTTGATAACTGGTTCTACCAATCTTCAAGTAATACCTTAACGGTCACCACACAGCGCATCATCGCCATGTGCTGGCTCAAAACCACCGGTCGGCCATTTTCCAGTCTCTCTCTGTTTCATGGCGGGGTACTGACCTTTGCGTTTGATGCGGCCCGCTACTTCTTTTTTATCGACGAGTCAGGTGAGTGTGCGTATCTCGGCGCAAATGAACAGGCGGCCAAGGCCGAATTGCTGTCAAACAGCAAGTTTTACCGCAATGGCAACCTGCCTCAGGTGTTTCTTGCGCAATCCGGACATCGGCTGAATGACATCGTGGGTCGCCTGCAACTGACCTTTGAAGCCACCGCGAAGTTCGAGGCGCTCAATCACCTTTCGATGACGGTACTGTTTGAAAAAGTCGCGGCGCAGTTTGTCGATTCCATCACCTTCAGCACGCCCCGTAAAAACAAGCTGCTCGGCAGCACCTTTTCGACCCGTATGCAGGTCTGGTATAGCGGTATCTCGATTGCGACCTTTATTCCGCTGTGGGGATGTTACGACAGCCTGCAGGATGCCCGACAGGACAAGATTGAAAAGCTTATCGTCTGCGCAACGGAAGCGCCTACGGTTTCTCTGCTGGCGCAGCAGGGCAGCAAACTGGTGAAAACGCTCAATACCGCGTTATATCTGGCACCGCAGGATCTGTTCTCCGAATTCACCCGCTCGCCGTCTTCCCTTCGCACCCTGTTGATGTCGCCGCCAACCGGCATGACGCTTGCCACCGATGCGCCGCTGGCCGTGATTCACAACGGGCAAAGCCTCGCTGCCGCCACGACTATCACGCGTATTCACGGTGCCAGTATTGAATCTTTTTCCACGCTGGGTTCGCCTGAATCCTCGCGCTGTTATCTGGGGGCGAGCGCTTTCGAAATGGGGGAAAATCTGTCGGTTGACCCTCCCGTGAATCGCGTTTTGCACTCCTCGGCCAGCCTCGGCGATGTTTACAGCTCGCTGACCACGCTGCGCGGCAGTATTTCAGTGACACATTTGCCGCACACGCAAAGCATCCAAAATGGGTTGACGATTGAAGAGGAGGTCAGGCGGTTTATTGGCTTGATGGAGGGGCGAGTCAGAGAGCGACAGCGGCAATCATTGCAGCACGGGGTTCAGATCCTTGCCGAAACCCTCGACGAGTTGCTGGCCAATATTCCGAGTCTGTTGATGAAAAAGGCCGAGCTGAAAACCGTGCTGTATTCAATCTTGCTTATCGCGTCGCTCGAAACCTTCAAGGCGACGCTGCTGGCACTTTATAACGAAGAGAAGCATGGCGGTTATCAGGATACGCATGTCAATGATTTTAAATTAAAATTCAGGGGAAGGGACAAGCTGACGCTCCAGCTTGAAGATTCAAAGGGACGATTCCGCCTGCAACACGTCATCCCGATAAACGAGACAGTTGCGGCCCAACTCGCTGCTCGCGGGTTGGTTGAATCCTCCGCCATACCGGAAATCCGGTCTGATTATATTGCGCCGGAAAAGCGGGATGCCTTTTCATTTAACCGCGCCGTGATGCAGAGTCTGCTTGCGGGACTGCCGTTTCCCGCCGCGCCGCTGGTTTTGCACGAGCGGGCGACGCGCACCGAGGCGAAGAACGCGGTTGTCAGTGCCCGGCTCTTTTATTTGCGCACGCTGGATCTCGACGCCAGCAATTTTATTGCGCTGCTCGCCTATTTGCAGCGGCTGGATTATCCGCTGGCCGAGGTTGAGGTCATCGACTGGCAGTTACCGTCGACGGGCAGCCTGTACACCGCGCGGATCGTTCGGCTCATCGAGGTGTTGGGCGCGGAAAAAACGGGCAAAGCCGAATTATTTATCCAGACTTCCTGGCCCAACCGGTGCAAATCGCACTGGAAAGCTATCGGCGGGCGGGTGCTGCGGATTATGTGCTTGAAACCAATCGTCTGCATCGGCTGCAATATTTACGGCTATTTCGTGAAAACTACTTAAATTTCAGCCCAACCCAGCTCGAACACTATCTGCTTACAAATAAAGGCATTGTATTGGCGACAATGCCCATAACTATTGTCGAGCGCGATCCAATGTCTGTGACAACGGCGAATTTCGCGCAGGCTGTAGCGCGCAGCCTGCAGCAGAATTCGAGCTTTTCACATCGGCCACAGTTTGTCTTTGCGCAGCAAACACCCGCCGACGTGGCCATTCTGTTGCACCAGTATCTCAACGCCTCGCCGGAGCAGCGGCTTACCGAAAACGCCACGGTGCGCCATCTCAATCGGCATGCCGGACTGGGATTGGGCAGGGTGAAA
It encodes:
- a CDS encoding exoribonuclease II: MFQDNPLLAQLKQQLHSQTPRVEGIVKGTEKGFGFLEVDGQKSYFIPPPHMKKVMHGDRVIASVQTEKEREIVQPETLVEPFLSRFVGRVIKKDDRLSIMPDHPLLRDAIQCRTGRNFNHEVNEGDWCVAEMRRHPLKEGDRGFQAELTEWITTGSDDLAPWWVTLARHNLERNAPEFNVTELLEQGLTREDLTALPFVTIDSASTQDMDDALFVKDNGDGTLNLTIAIADPTAYVTEGSDADNIARERAFTNYLPGFNIPMLPRELSDNICSLLPNERRPVLACSVTLAADGALGDDIRFFAAWIESNAKLVYEEVSDWLEDKGEWQPQNDTIADQIRLLKRVCDVRSAWRSANALVFKDRPDFRFVLGEKGNVLEIIAEHRRIANRIVEECMIAANVCAAIALRDNLGFGVYNVHTGFDPLLVDQAVAVLEANEVEADGPTLLTLPGFCALRRKLDAMPTQFLDSRIRRFQTFAEINTVPGPHFGLGLEAYATWTSPIRKYGDMVNHRLLKAMITQQSAEKPQDEMTVQLAERRRLGRMAERDVGDWLYARYLEDKVGTDVKFSAEIIDVTRGGLRVRLQDIGAVAFIPAPFLHAVRDELVCSVDTGTVLIKGEVAYRQSDIIDVNIAEVRMENRNVIAKPAA
- the fetA gene encoding iron efflux ABC transporter ATP-binding subunit FetA, with amino-acid sequence MSLSSALLRVQDVSFSLDGNLLLQPTSFDLARGEFLLLTGPSGCGKSTLLKILSSLQDPTNGQIFLEDKNIRDIKPELYRQQVSYCFQTPVLFGQTVEDNLALPYQIRGKRPDRKRLAEWLTRVNLSADMLDKEVNSLSGGEKQRVALLRNLQFLPKVLLLDEVTSALDEENRQTVNALVAEWVKQEGLAVIWVTHDSNEIRHAQRVITLTRNDTGERPDESA